In Streptomyces sannanensis, the DNA window CCATATGAGCGAGGCGACCGTGAAGACGTACGTCAGCCGGATCCTGGCGAAGCTGGGCTGCGAGAACCGGGTGCAGGCGGCGCTGCTGGCGCGGGACGCGGAGCTGTGACGCGGCCGGGCCGCGCGGGCGCCGCGAAGGTTGTCCACAGGGGGAGACGCGTGTCCTGGCGCGGCGGTACGGTCGTCGGCAATTGATGGTGCACAAGAGCGGGGAGGCGGCGCCATGGCTGGGGCCGAGCAGGTGGTGCCGGTGAAGCCGGCGGCGGGGTACGACCGGGGCATGCGCATTCCGGTGGTGCCGGGATTCGCTCGGCGAGGCGACGGCGGGTCGGCGAAGGCGGAGGGCAAGTCGCTGCGCGCCCGGGTGCCCCGTTCCTCGCACGGCGCCCTGGTGCTCGCGCCCGGCCGGCCCGACGCGGTGCAGGCCGTCGAGGAGTCCAACCGCGGCCGGGTGCCGGAGCTCACACCCATACGGGTGGGCCGGATGGCCGCCTCGCCCTTCGCCTTTCTACGCGGCGCCGCCGGGCTGATGGCCCATGACCTGGCGGGCACGGCGGTCACCGGGGTGGGTGCCCAGATCTGCGGGGACGCGCACGCGGCCAACTTCGGCCTGTACGCGGACGCGCGGGGCAGGCTCGTCATCGACCTGAACGACTTCGACGAGACCGCGGTCGGCCCGTGGGAGTGGGACGTCAAGCGGCTCGCCGCCTCGCTGGTGCTGGCCGGCCGGGAGGCCGGGGCCGGCGAGGACGTGTGCCGGGAGGCGGCGTTCGACGCGGTGGGCGCGTACCGGCGCACGATGCGGCTGATGGCGAAGCTTCCGGTGCTGGACGCGTGGAACGCCATCGCGGACGAGGAACTCGTCTCGCACACGGACGCGCGGGATCTGGTGGGCACGCTGGAGCGGGTTTCGGAGAAGGCCCGTAACAACACCAGCGCGCGGTTCGCCGCCAAGTCGACGGAGACCGGGCCGGACGGCCGCCGGCGCTTCGTGGACGCCCCGCCGGTGCTGCGCAGGGTGCCGGACGCGGAGGCGGCAGCGGTCGCCGGTGCGCTCGGTGCGTATCTGGGCACGCTGTCCGAGGACCGGCTGCCGCTGCTCGCCCGGTATGTGATCCATGACGTGGCGTTCCGGGTGGTCGGCACCGGCAGTGTCGGCACCCGCTCGTACGTGGTGCTGCTGCTCGACCACCGGGGCGAGCCGTTGGTGCTCCAGGTGAAGGAGGCCCGGCCCTCGGCGCTGCTGCCGTATCTGCCGAAGGCGGGCTTCGAGGCGGCCGGGGCCGGGCACGAAGGGCGCCGGGTGGTGCTGGGGCAGAAGCGGATGCAGGTGGTCAGCGACATTCTGCTGGGCTGGACGACGGTGGAGGACCAGCCTTTCCAGGTGCGGCAGTTCAGGAACCGCAAGGGAAGCGTGGACCCGGCAGCGCTGGCGGCGGACCAGCTGGACGACTACGGGCGGATGACGGGCGCGCTGCTGGCGCGGGCGCATGCGCACAGCGTCGATCCCCGGCTGCTCGCGGGCTACTGCGGCAAGAGCGACGAGCTGGACGAGGCGGTGGCCTCTTTCGCGGTGGCGTACGCGGACCGAACGGAAGCGGATCATGCGAGGTTGGTGGCGGCCGTGAGGGAAGGCCGTGTCGCGGCAGAGCTGGGGGTGTGACGGGGAGTCGGTGCGGCCACCCGTCCGGGCCGTACCGCTCTGCCCTACGCTGGTCGGGTGACGCAGGAAGCTCCCGGGGAGACGACGACCCGGAACGACGACGCGCCGGGCGCCCAGCGCCCCGAGGCGCGGCTGGAGAAGGCCGTGCGCGCGGCCGAACAGGCACTGATCGAGTTCGAGATCGCGGTGGAGACCTTCCGGGTCGAGGTGGAGAACTTCTCCCGGCTCCATCATCAGAAGCTGGGGCCGATGTATGCGCGCCTGGACGAGCTGGACGCACTGATCGCGGAGGCGCGGGCGGCCCGCACCGGTGATCCCGAGGATGTGCGCAAGGCGCAGGAGGCGCGTGCCGCGGTGCTGCCCATGCCGGGTGTCGAGGAGTTGTTCCACGACTGGCTCGACTCCGAGGGGCTGTCGCCGGAGGCCGCCGCGATGCTGACGGACCGGCCGGTGCAGCCGCCGAAGCGGGTACGGCCGAGCGAGGAGGCCCGCAGGCTCTACCGCGAGCTGGCCCGCAGGACACATCCGGATCTCGCCCGGGACGACAAGGAGCGGGCGCGGCGCGACGAGTTCATCGCCCGGGTCAATGCCGCGTACGGGCGCGGTGACGAGACGCTGCTGCGGGAACTGGTCGCCGAGTGGGAGGCCGGCCCGGTGCCGCAGGATCAGCGCCCGACCGAGAGCGAGGAGCTCTACGCCCGTCTGGAGTGGCTCTCCCAGCGTAAGGAGCTGCTGACCCTGCTCGCCCGTGAGCTGGAGGAGGGGGCGATCGGGGCGATGCTCAGGATGGCACCCGACGATCCGGACCGGCTGCTGGAGGAGATCGCCGAGCAGCTGCTGGCCCAGGTCGCCGAGCGGGAGGCCGAGCTGGCAGAGCTGACCGGCGGTCCGATCCGGTAACGTCGAAGCCATGCATTTCGGATCTGTGCCCACGGTCGGTGTCGACCAGCTCTCAGGTGACGACTTCCTGCTCGACGTCCGCGAGGACAACGAATGGCAGGCCGGGCATGCGGAGAGCGCTCTGCACATTCCGATGAGCGATTTCGTGGCCCGGTTCGGTGAGCTGACCGAGGCCATCGAGGGCGGCCGCCGGGTGCATGTGATGTGCCGGGTCGGCGGCCGGTCCGCGCAGGTCACCCAGTATCTGGTGCAGCAGGGCATCGACGCCGTGAACGTCGACGGCGGGATGCTCGCGTGGGAGGGCGCCGGGCGCCCCATGGTCACCGACAGCGGCGGCCCGGCCTTCGTGCTGTAGCCCGGGCCCGCGGGTCCGGTTCCCGCAGGCCGGTTCAGCGGTTCGGTTCAGCGGTTCGGTTCCGGGTCGGCCGCCGGAACGGCCCCGGCGCCGCCGTGCTCCGGCGCCGGGACCGGACGGTCAGCGGTCGAAGTCCAGCTCCACCTCCGTGGTGAGCGGATGCGACTGACAGGCCAGCACATAGCCCGCCTCGGTCTCGTCCGCCTCCAGCGCGAAGTTGCGGTCCATTCGGACCTCGCCCTTGACCAGGAAGGCCCGGCAGGTCCCGCATACCCCGCCCTTGCACGCGTACGGCGCGTCCGAGCGGGCCCGCAGCACGGTCTCCAGCAGTGTTTCGCCGTCCTGCACCGGCCAGTTGCCGGAGCGGCCGTCGAGCGTCGCGGTGAGCGTGCTGTGCTCGGGAGACGCGACAGCGGCCGGTGCGGGCGCGGCGTCGACGTGGAAGATCTCCTCGTGGATACGGGCACGTTCGACGCCTAGACCGCTCAGGGCCCGCTCGGCGCCCTGGACGAGCCCGATCGGACCGCACAGGAACCAGCCGTCCATGTCCGCCACTGGCAGCAGGGCGGGCAGCAGCGCGGTCAGCCGCTCCTCGTCCAGCCGTCCGGACGGCAGTCCAGCCTGCTGCTCCTCCCGGGACAGCGCGGTGACCAGCTGGAAACGGTCGGGGTAGCGGTCCTTGAGGTCGGCGACTTCCTCCAGGAACATC includes these proteins:
- a CDS encoding DUF2252 domain-containing protein, which produces MAGAEQVVPVKPAAGYDRGMRIPVVPGFARRGDGGSAKAEGKSLRARVPRSSHGALVLAPGRPDAVQAVEESNRGRVPELTPIRVGRMAASPFAFLRGAAGLMAHDLAGTAVTGVGAQICGDAHAANFGLYADARGRLVIDLNDFDETAVGPWEWDVKRLAASLVLAGREAGAGEDVCREAAFDAVGAYRRTMRLMAKLPVLDAWNAIADEELVSHTDARDLVGTLERVSEKARNNTSARFAAKSTETGPDGRRRFVDAPPVLRRVPDAEAAAVAGALGAYLGTLSEDRLPLLARYVIHDVAFRVVGTGSVGTRSYVVLLLDHRGEPLVLQVKEARPSALLPYLPKAGFEAAGAGHEGRRVVLGQKRMQVVSDILLGWTTVEDQPFQVRQFRNRKGSVDPAALAADQLDDYGRMTGALLARAHAHSVDPRLLAGYCGKSDELDEAVASFAVAYADRTEADHARLVAAVREGRVAAELGV
- a CDS encoding J domain-containing protein codes for the protein MTQEAPGETTTRNDDAPGAQRPEARLEKAVRAAEQALIEFEIAVETFRVEVENFSRLHHQKLGPMYARLDELDALIAEARAARTGDPEDVRKAQEARAAVLPMPGVEELFHDWLDSEGLSPEAAAMLTDRPVQPPKRVRPSEEARRLYRELARRTHPDLARDDKERARRDEFIARVNAAYGRGDETLLRELVAEWEAGPVPQDQRPTESEELYARLEWLSQRKELLTLLARELEEGAIGAMLRMAPDDPDRLLEEIAEQLLAQVAEREAELAELTGGPIR
- a CDS encoding rhodanese-like domain-containing protein, producing MHFGSVPTVGVDQLSGDDFLLDVREDNEWQAGHAESALHIPMSDFVARFGELTEAIEGGRRVHVMCRVGGRSAQVTQYLVQQGIDAVNVDGGMLAWEGAGRPMVTDSGGPAFVL
- a CDS encoding 2Fe-2S iron-sulfur cluster-binding protein encodes the protein MLPSSAGRAGFHPLRVSEVERLTDDSVAVTFEVPSELRETFRHTPGQHLALRRTVRGEEIRRTYSICSPATADGGPALLRVGIRQVDGGEFSTYALKELAVGDTVEVMPPMGRFVLEPRDGHFAAIVGGSGITPVLSIASTLLARRPDAQFCLIRSDRTAASTMFLEEVADLKDRYPDRFQLVTALSREEQQAGLPSGRLDEERLTALLPALLPVADMDGWFLCGPIGLVQGAERALSGLGVERARIHEEIFHVDAAPAPAAVASPEHSTLTATLDGRSGNWPVQDGETLLETVLRARSDAPYACKGGVCGTCRAFLVKGEVRMDRNFALEADETEAGYVLACQSHPLTTEVELDFDR